One Candidatus Sulfurimonas baltica DNA segment encodes these proteins:
- the bcp gene encoding thioredoxin-dependent thiol peroxidase produces the protein MIKIDDKAPEFCLPNQDDVEICFRDLKGKWIVLYFYPKDNTPGCTTEACEFTDALPDFNDLNAIVLGVSADTTKKHRQFIEKHEIDVTLLSDEDTSMMQEYGVWQMKKNYGKEYMGIVRTTFIIDPDGVVKAVFEKVRVKEHVQKVKSELESLQG, from the coding sequence ATGATAAAAATAGATGACAAAGCACCAGAATTTTGTCTTCCAAACCAAGATGATGTTGAGATATGTTTTAGAGATTTAAAAGGGAAGTGGATTGTTTTGTACTTTTATCCAAAGGACAATACTCCTGGATGTACAACGGAGGCTTGTGAGTTTACAGATGCGCTCCCTGACTTTAATGACCTTAATGCGATTGTATTGGGAGTAAGTGCCGATACAACTAAGAAGCATCGCCAGTTTATAGAAAAGCATGAGATAGATGTAACACTTTTAAGTGATGAAGATACTTCTATGATGCAAGAGTATGGCGTTTGGCAGATGAAAAAAAATTATGGCAAAGAGTATATGGGGATTGTTCGCACTACTTTTATTATAGACCCAGATGGAGTTGTAAAAGCCGTGTTTGAAAAAGTAAGAGTTAAAGAGCATGTGCAAAAAGTTAAGAGTGAACTGGAGAGTTTGCAGGGTTAA
- the rpsB gene encoding 30S ribosomal protein S2: MVTMKDLLECGVHFGHQTRRWNPKMKKYIFGVRKNIYIIDLQKTLRYFRNTYQIVVDVAAEGKTVLFVGTKKQARNSVRDAAIACGMPYVDNRWLGGMLTNFPTIQKSIRKLDIISEMQENGQIDLLTKKEALMLSRQKEKLESYFGGIRGMKKLPDMLFVLDAVKEHIAVLEARCLGIPVVAPLDTNCDPDLITYGIPGNDDAIRSIQLFCREMTEAINEGKALRDAPVEEEQTEEVAETEEAPVATEEV; the protein is encoded by the coding sequence ATGGTAACTATGAAAGACCTATTAGAATGTGGTGTACACTTCGGACACCAAACTCGTCGTTGGAATCCAAAAATGAAAAAGTATATTTTTGGTGTACGTAAAAATATCTATATTATAGATTTACAAAAAACTCTTCGTTATTTCCGTAACACTTACCAAATCGTTGTTGATGTAGCAGCTGAAGGTAAAACAGTTTTATTTGTTGGTACTAAAAAACAAGCTCGTAACTCTGTAAGAGATGCAGCAATCGCTTGTGGTATGCCGTATGTTGATAACAGATGGTTAGGTGGTATGCTTACTAACTTCCCAACTATTCAAAAATCTATCCGTAAACTTGACATTATTTCAGAGATGCAAGAAAATGGTCAAATTGATCTTTTAACTAAAAAAGAAGCTTTAATGCTTTCTCGTCAAAAAGAGAAGTTAGAGTCATATTTCGGTGGTATCCGTGGTATGAAAAAACTTCCAGATATGCTTTTTGTTCTTGATGCGGTTAAAGAGCATATTGCTGTTTTAGAAGCTCGTTGTTTAGGTATTCCAGTTGTTGCTCCACTTGACACTAACTGTGACCCGGATTTAATCACTTATGGAATTCCTGGTAATGATGATGCAATTCGTTCAATTCAACTTTTTTGTCGTGAAATGACTGAAGCAATCAACGAAGGTAAAGCTCTTAGAGATGCGCCAGTTGAAGAAGAGCAAACTGAAGAAGTAGCTGAAACTGAAGAAGCTCCAGTAGCAACAGAGGAAGTATAA
- a CDS encoding DedA family protein, with the protein MLRELAESLVDLIFDWGYLGIFLLMAVESSFIPFPSEIVLVPAGYLASKGEMSISLIMASALGGSMVGAFINYYLALTLGRKLLRKYGKYFFINENAIEKMDTFFVKHGHISTFTGRLIPGIRQLISIPAGLSRMNLASFSAYTALGAGIWALILVMLGYFIGENQELINNYLKQIIIVILITLVLLIYWYYSVQKRKKV; encoded by the coding sequence ATGCTTAGAGAATTAGCAGAAAGTTTAGTAGATTTAATTTTTGACTGGGGTTATTTGGGAATATTTTTGCTAATGGCTGTTGAGAGTTCATTTATACCTTTTCCTAGTGAGATAGTGCTTGTTCCTGCCGGATATTTAGCCTCAAAAGGTGAGATGAGTATTAGTCTTATAATGGCCAGTGCTTTGGGAGGCTCTATGGTTGGCGCATTTATAAACTACTATCTTGCTCTTACACTAGGGAGAAAGCTTTTACGTAAATATGGGAAGTATTTTTTCATAAATGAGAATGCCATAGAGAAGATGGATACTTTTTTTGTAAAACATGGACATATATCCACTTTTACAGGAAGACTTATACCCGGTATTCGTCAGTTAATCTCTATCCCGGCAGGGCTCTCTCGAATGAACTTGGCCTCTTTTTCTGCTTACACTGCACTTGGGGCTGGTATTTGGGCTTTGATACTTGTAATGCTCGGGTATTTTATAGGAGAAAATCAAGAATTAATTAACAATTATTTAAAACAAATTATTATTGTTATTTTAATTACCTTGGTTTTATTGATTTATTGGTATTATAGTGTTCAAAAAAGAAAGAAGGTTTAA
- a CDS encoding NADH-quinone oxidoreductase subunit B, whose protein sequence is MELNNPNLPSDTVIVTKLDEAIGWARESSLWPMIFGTACCAIEFMSVAASKYDISRFGAEVVRFSPRQADLMIVAGTITYKQAPILKQIYDQMSEPKWVVSMGACACSGGFYDNYCTLQGIDEIIPVDMYVGGCPPRPEALLDALLCIQKDLRTNKYNPDRHKDFKGLLDES, encoded by the coding sequence ATGGAGTTAAATAATCCAAATCTTCCAAGCGACACTGTTATAGTAACAAAGTTGGATGAGGCTATTGGCTGGGCAAGAGAGTCGTCACTATGGCCTATGATTTTTGGAACTGCATGTTGCGCAATTGAGTTTATGAGTGTAGCTGCTAGCAAGTATGATATCTCCCGTTTTGGTGCAGAGGTTGTGCGTTTTTCACCGCGACAGGCTGATCTGATGATAGTTGCAGGGACTATTACATATAAGCAAGCCCCGATACTTAAACAGATTTATGACCAAATGAGTGAGCCAAAATGGGTTGTAAGTATGGGAGCATGTGCATGTAGTGGCGGTTTTTATGACAACTACTGTACTTTGCAGGGAATTGACGAGATTATCCCGGTAGATATGTATGTTGGTGGCTGTCCTCCAAGACCTGAAGCTCTTCTTGATGCACTTCTTTGCATACAAAAAGATTTGAGAACCAATAAATACAATCCTGACAGACATAAAGATTTTAAAGGTTTGCTTGATGAGTCATGA
- a CDS encoding cytochrome b/b6 domain-containing protein, translated as MKYTVKFRVWHWLNAIVVIGLLGTVFLRKTFLSWRTNSEILMTQLSEMGLEITAEQAKILAKAVRAGMWEWHIIFGYALAFLIIYRILLFFKDSSVTESFASLTLHKKAVKISYYVIYATLIFMALSGLSIHFYKELQMSKELAGSIKDIHEIVFYVVMIFVPLHIAGVIIADTTDENGIVSTMINGKKAV; from the coding sequence ATGAAGTACACTGTAAAATTTAGAGTATGGCACTGGCTCAATGCCATAGTAGTTATCGGTTTATTAGGTACTGTTTTTTTAAGAAAAACATTTCTTTCATGGAGAACTAACTCTGAAATTTTAATGACTCAGCTCTCAGAGATGGGATTAGAGATAACAGCAGAACAAGCAAAGATATTAGCAAAAGCTGTTCGCGCAGGGATGTGGGAGTGGCATATTATATTTGGCTATGCTCTTGCATTTTTAATAATTTACCGAATACTCCTCTTTTTTAAAGACTCAAGTGTTACTGAGAGTTTTGCTTCGTTAACCCTTCATAAAAAAGCTGTTAAAATTTCATACTATGTGATTTATGCGACACTTATTTTTATGGCACTTAGTGGTTTGTCAATACACTTTTATAAAGAGCTACAGATGAGTAAAGAGCTTGCAGGAAGTATCAAAGATATTCATGAGATTGTTTTTTATGTTGTTATGATTTTTGTGCCACTTCATATCGCAGGTGTAATAATTGCAGATACTACAGACGAAAACGGAATTGTCTCAACTATGATAAATGGAAAAAAAGCAGTTTAA
- the murG gene encoding undecaprenyldiphospho-muramoylpentapeptide beta-N-acetylglucosaminyltransferase, giving the protein MKLCITGGGTGGHLMIAQALVEAAVKDGHEVVFIGSKRGQDRKYFEHHSSFSHVYFLDTSGVVNKKGLEKIKALFKIFLAFFKSRKLLKQHNIVATYSVGGFSAAPASFASLSKFIPLFIHEQNAVEGRLNSLLKPFAKRFISAYDNNSPISGYPIKDEFFKHARVRESLRSIIFLGGSNGAKAINDLALSVAKHLKKLNIKIIHQAGEADYERVKNKYESLHVEVELYAFTKEMDKLISSADLAVSRAGASTLWELTANGCPALFVPYPYAAGDHQYHNAQFIVENNLGWCERESEDLRVKLLSILDEELESKSKALLEYSSKDVASKMIKDVVKVLNA; this is encoded by the coding sequence ATGAAATTATGCATTACCGGTGGTGGAACAGGTGGACATCTGATGATAGCTCAAGCTTTGGTAGAAGCTGCTGTCAAAGACGGACATGAGGTTGTTTTTATAGGCTCAAAACGTGGGCAGGATAGAAAGTATTTTGAGCATCACAGCTCATTTTCGCATGTGTATTTTTTGGACACCTCAGGTGTTGTAAATAAAAAAGGTTTAGAAAAAATAAAAGCACTTTTTAAAATTTTTTTAGCATTTTTTAAATCAAGAAAACTACTAAAACAGCACAATATTGTGGCAACATACAGTGTGGGAGGGTTTTCTGCCGCTCCTGCTTCTTTTGCCTCTTTGAGTAAGTTCATTCCGCTTTTTATACATGAACAAAATGCAGTTGAGGGGAGGCTAAATTCACTTTTAAAGCCATTTGCTAAAAGGTTTATATCTGCATATGACAATAACTCTCCTATTTCAGGTTACCCGATTAAAGATGAATTTTTTAAACATGCAAGAGTCAGAGAGTCTCTAAGGAGTATCATTTTTTTAGGCGGCTCAAACGGTGCAAAGGCTATAAATGATTTAGCTTTAAGCGTAGCAAAACATCTAAAAAAGTTAAATATAAAAATAATTCACCAAGCCGGTGAGGCTGATTATGAGAGGGTGAAAAATAAGTATGAATCTCTACATGTAGAGGTTGAACTTTATGCTTTTACAAAGGAGATGGATAAGTTAATATCTAGTGCCGATTTGGCTGTTAGCCGTGCAGGTGCGAGCACACTTTGGGAATTAACTGCTAATGGTTGTCCAGCTTTGTTTGTCCCATACCCATACGCAGCAGGCGACCATCAGTACCACAATGCTCAGTTTATAGTAGAGAACAACCTTGGATGGTGTGAGAGGGAGAGTGAAGATTTAAGAGTAAAACTGCTCTCTATATTAGATGAAGAGCTTGAGAGTAAAAGTAAAGCTCTATTGGAGTACTCATCCAAAGATGTCGCTTCTAAGATGATAAAAGATGTTGTCAAGGTGTTAAATGCTTAG
- the nuoD gene encoding NADH dehydrogenase (quinone) subunit D: MSHEYITVAPSELHSVIYNRYKEGFNYLLDITAIDYTEHIDSHDEDYAVVYIIRHKDFKLHVVIKTYLPTLEIDTITDIFSGANWLEREVYDQYGIKFINHPNLRRVLNHKEFVGHPLRKSYPITKGQLLYEVDDLIDEMNNRLLSKEVVCSLEDGSFSDCNKDLMFLNLGPSHPASHGTIRTYVALDGETIEAAVSEIGYLHRGFEKSCENHTYNQIVPYTDRLNYCSAISNNIAFVKTVEDMLGVTLSERAQAIRVMLLELSRIEDHVVCLAAVLVDMGGLTNYWYMYNPREDIYDLLSKLTGARLTNSFMRVGGMANDLYDGFEEELKEVIKKVQYGVQETLALIKHNRIFHDRTQNVGVINAQDAINASMTGPNLRASGVSFDMRKDTPYYGYEKYEFDVIVGSVGDVYDRVMVRFGEIDESIKIIDQVMQNLPDGEVNIKDASITLPSKEAVYTTIEGAMNQFKLTYEGVKVPSKEYYGSIEATNGELGFFIVSDGSGTPYKVKVKAPSFTAMSAYPQMVEGSQLADAILTLGSLNIIAGEMDR, encoded by the coding sequence ATGAGTCATGAATACATAACTGTTGCACCTTCAGAGCTTCACTCTGTTATATACAACAGATATAAAGAGGGTTTTAATTATCTATTAGACATTACGGCGATAGATTACACTGAACATATAGACTCTCATGATGAAGATTATGCAGTAGTTTATATTATTCGCCATAAAGATTTTAAGCTACATGTAGTTATTAAAACATATTTGCCAACTCTTGAGATAGATACAATTACAGATATTTTTAGTGGTGCAAACTGGCTTGAAAGAGAAGTTTATGATCAGTACGGCATTAAATTTATCAACCATCCAAACCTTAGACGAGTTCTAAATCATAAAGAGTTTGTTGGGCATCCCCTAAGAAAATCCTACCCTATAACTAAGGGTCAGCTTCTTTATGAGGTAGATGATTTAATTGATGAGATGAACAATAGACTACTTAGTAAAGAGGTTGTCTGCTCATTAGAAGATGGTTCCTTTAGTGATTGTAACAAAGATTTAATGTTTCTAAACCTTGGACCATCTCACCCAGCTAGTCATGGAACAATTAGAACTTATGTTGCTCTTGATGGAGAGACTATTGAAGCAGCAGTATCAGAGATTGGTTATCTGCACCGCGGGTTTGAGAAGAGTTGTGAGAACCACACTTATAACCAGATAGTTCCGTATACAGACAGACTTAACTACTGTTCAGCTATTAGCAATAACATCGCTTTTGTGAAAACAGTTGAAGATATGCTCGGTGTTACTCTAAGCGAGCGGGCTCAGGCAATCAGAGTAATGCTTTTAGAACTTTCCCGCATTGAGGACCATGTTGTTTGTTTAGCAGCTGTTTTGGTAGATATGGGCGGACTTACAAACTACTGGTACATGTACAATCCTAGAGAAGATATTTATGACTTACTCTCTAAGCTGACTGGAGCGAGACTGACAAACTCTTTTATGAGAGTTGGTGGCATGGCAAATGACTTGTATGATGGTTTTGAAGAAGAATTAAAAGAGGTTATAAAAAAAGTCCAGTATGGTGTCCAAGAGACATTGGCTCTTATAAAGCACAATAGAATCTTTCATGACAGAACACAAAATGTTGGTGTGATAAATGCGCAAGATGCTATCAATGCTTCTATGACCGGTCCAAATTTACGTGCATCTGGAGTCTCATTTGATATGCGTAAAGATACACCCTATTATGGTTATGAGAAGTATGAGTTTGATGTTATAGTCGGAAGCGTAGGCGATGTATATGACAGAGTTATGGTTCGCTTTGGAGAGATAGATGAGAGCATTAAGATTATTGATCAAGTTATGCAAAACTTACCTGATGGTGAGGTGAATATAAAAGATGCTTCTATAACTCTGCCGTCAAAAGAGGCTGTTTACACCACTATTGAGGGTGCTATGAATCAGTTTAAACTCACTTATGAGGGTGTAAAAGTACCCTCTAAAGAGTATTACGGTTCAATCGAAGCAACCAATGGAGAACTTGGCTTTTTTATAGTTAGTGATGGTAGCGGAACGCCATATAAGGTAAAAGTAAAAGCTCCATCTTTTACAGCCATGAGTGCATACCCTCAAATGGTTGAAGGTTCACAACTTGCAGATGCTATTTTAACACTTGGTAGTCTAAATATTATTGCAGGAGAGATGGATAGATGA
- a CDS encoding DUF420 domain-containing protein, with protein sequence MSNLEYMFHPGFFGTRAPFFMDLVTLIVALLPFLVAGAIALARNKHYKAHSYVQIFIFAFSVIVVSYFEYGVRLSGGFNAFMEESSVAHNYAFIVLVFHIAVAVITLIIWGTTIFMAKKQVQLKKHKKAGLITFVGVIATSLTGIWVYFLMFVY encoded by the coding sequence ATGAGTAATCTAGAATATATGTTCCATCCTGGTTTTTTCGGCACACGGGCTCCATTTTTTATGGACTTAGTAACTCTTATTGTTGCACTTTTGCCTTTTTTGGTGGCAGGGGCAATTGCTCTGGCAAGAAATAAACACTATAAAGCACACTCATATGTTCAAATATTTATATTTGCTTTTTCAGTGATTGTAGTCTCATATTTCGAATATGGAGTAAGACTAAGCGGTGGCTTTAATGCCTTTATGGAGGAGAGTTCAGTCGCTCATAATTACGCATTTATAGTTTTGGTTTTTCATATAGCAGTTGCAGTTATAACACTGATAATATGGGGAACAACTATTTTTATGGCTAAGAAACAGGTGCAATTAAAAAAGCACAAAAAAGCGGGTCTTATTACATTTGTAGGGGTCATAGCGACTTCACTAACAGGGATATGGGTTTATTTTTTAATGTTTGTATATTAA
- a CDS encoding complex I 24 kDa subunit family protein: MSFSYNIQNSSKIELLKKRYPDNRALILPLLWLAQKQESYIREDAMEHISEIVQLPYMNIYSVATFYSMFRLEKTKKRIVEVCRTLSCELNGSEDIKKHLDDNYSDNFEIIEVECMGACSGAPMCTLDGKYIENLTPQMIDEVLNAN; this comes from the coding sequence ATGAGTTTTTCATATAACATCCAAAACAGTTCAAAAATAGAGCTTTTAAAAAAACGTTATCCTGATAATAGAGCTTTAATACTTCCCCTCTTATGGTTGGCGCAAAAACAGGAGTCATACATTCGAGAAGATGCAATGGAGCATATTTCTGAAATTGTGCAATTGCCATATATGAATATTTACAGTGTTGCAACTTTTTACTCAATGTTTAGGCTTGAAAAAACCAAGAAGCGAATCGTTGAGGTTTGCAGAACACTCTCATGTGAGTTAAATGGAAGTGAAGATATTAAAAAACATTTAGATGATAACTATAGTGATAATTTTGAGATTATAGAAGTTGAGTGTATGGGTGCATGTTCAGGTGCTCCAATGTGTACACTTGATGGAAAATACATAGAAAATTTGACACCGCAGATGATTGATGAGGTTTTAAATGCAAACTAA
- a CDS encoding DUF3373 family protein, which yields MNRPLLLSLAAAALLSTNLSAQSMYERFEAMEKEMNQLKRELSALKSSKSSTKTDEEEQEEVASSVTSTEDETVAVAEDKEEDDGEEIATNEDRIYELEEAVSQLNRSTSGSHLKFKVDYRFAIENMNYTMADGSEAKNNAFMTNRLWINTAYKATNNLSFSAQFAYNKAFGERSGASVPASNSFEGFDWIANENAYDDKLRVRSAYFFYRNTEFMGLDIPWTISIGRRPSTNGHLINLRDDDKASSPLGHAINVEFDGLSSKFVINKNTGTYVKFCAGRGMSNAAPKFSSTPYAEVSSDNTNIDLAGLIFVPFDNKQYSVATQYYYANNLIDAVNPNDQTAGFDTVGGLHSASINFTAKGIGNEWSNFLDDSTFFVSLAATVTDPKDGHGMLGSTDKETGTSYWIGTQFPSLLTESGRWGLEFNHGSKYWRSITYAEDTNIGSKVATRGNAYEAYFTEYLIEDILSLQLRYTYIDYDYSGSNGFFGSTSGNSMRISDIPTNSAMASQVVDKAQDIRFYLRYRY from the coding sequence ATGAATAGGCCTCTACTACTATCTTTAGCTGCTGCTGCACTCTTAAGTACAAACTTAAGCGCACAGTCAATGTATGAGCGATTTGAAGCAATGGAAAAAGAGATGAATCAGCTCAAAAGAGAGCTTTCTGCTTTAAAGTCTAGCAAATCTTCTACTAAGACCGATGAAGAAGAACAAGAAGAGGTAGCTTCAAGTGTAACATCTACAGAAGATGAAACAGTGGCAGTCGCAGAAGACAAAGAAGAGGATGATGGAGAAGAGATTGCGACTAATGAAGACAGGATATATGAGCTTGAAGAGGCTGTTTCACAACTAAACAGAAGTACATCTGGTTCTCATCTTAAATTTAAAGTTGATTACAGATTCGCAATTGAGAACATGAACTACACAATGGCTGATGGTAGTGAGGCTAAAAACAATGCTTTTATGACAAACAGACTTTGGATAAATACCGCATATAAGGCAACAAACAATCTAAGTTTCTCTGCTCAATTTGCTTACAACAAAGCTTTCGGGGAGCGTTCAGGTGCCTCAGTTCCTGCTTCAAATTCATTTGAAGGTTTCGACTGGATAGCAAATGAAAATGCGTATGATGACAAACTGAGAGTCCGATCTGCTTACTTCTTTTACAGAAACACAGAGTTTATGGGTCTTGATATACCATGGACAATAAGTATTGGTCGCAGACCATCAACAAACGGCCATCTTATAAACCTAAGAGATGATGATAAAGCTTCTTCTCCTCTAGGACATGCTATCAATGTTGAGTTTGATGGACTAAGTTCAAAATTTGTTATAAATAAAAATACAGGTACATATGTCAAGTTTTGTGCAGGTCGTGGGATGAGTAATGCTGCTCCGAAATTTTCATCTACTCCTTATGCTGAAGTTAGTAGTGATAACACAAATATAGATTTGGCTGGATTGATATTTGTCCCTTTTGACAACAAACAGTATTCTGTAGCAACCCAATACTACTATGCAAACAATCTAATTGATGCAGTCAACCCTAATGACCAAACTGCTGGCTTCGATACAGTAGGCGGTTTGCATAGCGCCAGCATCAATTTTACTGCCAAGGGGATTGGGAACGAGTGGAGCAACTTTTTAGATGATTCTACATTTTTTGTAAGTCTTGCTGCTACTGTTACGGACCCTAAAGATGGACATGGCATGTTGGGCTCTACTGATAAAGAGACTGGTACATCTTACTGGATAGGGACACAATTCCCTTCACTTCTTACAGAGAGCGGAAGATGGGGTCTTGAATTTAACCACGGTAGCAAATACTGGAGAAGTATAACTTACGCTGAAGATACAAATATAGGTTCAAAAGTTGCAACCCGCGGTAATGCATATGAGGCATATTTTACAGAGTATCTTATAGAAGATATATTGTCTTTACAACTTCGTTATACATATATAGATTATGACTACTCTGGAAGTAATGGATTTTTTGGAAGCACTTCAGGAAATTCAATGAGAATTTCTGACATCCCTACAAACAGTGCTATGGCCTCTCAAGTTGTAGACAAAGCGCAAGATATCCGCTTTTATCTCAGATATAGATACTAA
- the ndhC gene encoding NADH-quinone oxidoreductase subunit A gives MNYNFYLPLAVILTLTVAIPFLFHLSRYIGEKSKQGNSINQTYESGIKKTYKDSFERFNIKYYLVAIIFVIFDVEILFMFPWAVTLRETGLLGLFEMFTFMALLLAGLIYIYKKGALRWS, from the coding sequence ATGAATTATAATTTTTATCTACCATTAGCCGTAATATTAACTTTAACTGTTGCTATACCTTTCTTGTTTCATTTAAGCCGTTATATTGGTGAAAAATCTAAGCAAGGTAATTCAATCAATCAAACGTATGAGAGTGGAATCAAAAAAACATATAAAGATAGTTTTGAGAGATTCAATATAAAGTATTATCTTGTTGCCATTATATTTGTGATTTTTGATGTGGAGATACTCTTTATGTTTCCATGGGCTGTAACATTGAGAGAGACTGGTCTTTTAGGTCTTTTTGAGATGTTTACATTTATGGCTCTACTTCTTGCCGGACTTATTTACATCTATAAAAAAGGTGCTTTGAGATGGAGTTAA
- the tsf gene encoding translation elongation factor Ts has protein sequence MADITAAMVRELRSATDAPMMDCKKVLVEADGDMAKATELLKERGIAKVAKKADRVAAEGLTGYKIADDFSKATVVEINSETDFVAQNEGFQNLVKTTTEEIYNNQPADVAALMASSFGETFTAAVSKIGEKIEVRRFTTLTADATTALNGYIHSNNRIAVIVSAKCDSEKTAEGMRAMLKQVAMHASAMKPTTLSYKDFDAEYVASETVGRIEVIKKENEELSRLKKPLKNVPQYISMSQLTKEVLAQAEADIKETLKAQGKPEQIWDRIVPGSLARFIDDNTTLDKEQALLDQTYVLDDSKTVAQAVEAAAAALGGTATITEFVRLEVGEGIEKVVGDFAAEVAAQMG, from the coding sequence ATGGCAGATATTACAGCAGCAATGGTAAGAGAGTTGCGTTCAGCAACTGACGCGCCAATGATGGATTGTAAAAAAGTTTTAGTTGAAGCTGATGGAGACATGGCAAAAGCAACTGAGCTTTTAAAAGAACGTGGTATCGCTAAAGTAGCTAAAAAAGCAGACAGAGTTGCTGCTGAGGGTCTTACTGGCTATAAAATTGCTGATGATTTTTCAAAAGCTACTGTAGTTGAAATTAACTCTGAAACTGACTTCGTTGCTCAAAATGAAGGTTTTCAAAATCTAGTTAAAACTACAACAGAAGAGATTTACAATAATCAACCTGCTGATGTTGCTGCATTAATGGCTTCTTCTTTTGGAGAAACTTTTACAGCTGCTGTTAGTAAAATCGGTGAGAAGATAGAAGTTCGCCGTTTTACTACACTTACAGCTGATGCAACTACGGCGCTTAACGGTTATATTCACTCGAACAACCGTATAGCTGTTATAGTATCAGCTAAGTGTGATAGTGAAAAAACTGCAGAGGGTATGAGAGCTATGCTTAAGCAAGTTGCTATGCATGCATCTGCGATGAAACCAACTACACTATCTTATAAAGATTTTGATGCTGAGTATGTTGCATCTGAGACTGTAGGTAGAATCGAAGTTATCAAAAAAGAGAACGAAGAACTATCTCGTCTTAAAAAACCTCTTAAAAATGTACCTCAGTACATTTCTATGAGTCAATTGACTAAAGAAGTTTTGGCTCAAGCTGAAGCTGATATAAAAGAGACATTAAAGGCTCAAGGAAAACCAGAACAAATCTGGGATAGAATTGTTCCTGGCTCTTTAGCTCGTTTTATCGATGATAACACGACTTTAGACAAAGAGCAAGCTCTTCTAGATCAAACTTATGTTCTAGATGACAGCAAAACAGTTGCACAAGCTGTTGAAGCTGCTGCTGCTGCACTTGGTGGTACTGCAACTATTACTGAATTTGTTCGCCTTGAAGTAGGTGAAGGAATTGAGAAAGTTGTTGGCGACTTCGCTGCAGAAGTTGCTGCGCAAATGGGTTAA